Proteins encoded together in one Terriglobia bacterium window:
- a CDS encoding deoxyguanosinetriphosphate triphosphohydrolase has product MRTEKETVLASYAMSVSNSLGRRFPEAPHPYRNEYERDRDRIVHSRAFRRLENKTQVFTRRYSDHFRNRLTHTLEVTQTSRTVAKALRLNSDLVEALALVHDVGHPPFGHAGEAELDRLMAQHGDRFDHNLHALRIVEQFEQKYIDFPGLNLTFEVREGIVKHSRDYDADQYPDLKEYRLDERPPIEAQLIDVADEIAYNCADLDDGYEAKLLTLDQIREGVPRFGRLLRPIERKHPNALEKLKFNEALKGLMDSLVTNLIEATRERLERMRVRTVEDVRAGPSRVVGFSPRRSREAQALKVFLRDNLYTHREIHDERRKIVRCVAQMFKFYMEHPRSLPPFYFGKTKEGPVHRVVCDYIAGMTDNYLAELHRKYLEA; this is encoded by the coding sequence ATGCGCACAGAAAAGGAAACCGTGCTGGCCAGTTATGCCATGTCGGTCTCAAACAGTCTTGGCCGGCGCTTTCCGGAAGCACCGCACCCGTATCGGAACGAGTACGAGCGTGACCGCGACCGGATCGTCCACTCCCGCGCGTTCCGACGGCTGGAAAACAAGACCCAGGTTTTCACGCGGCGATATTCCGACCATTTTCGGAACCGCCTGACTCACACTCTTGAAGTAACCCAGACCAGCCGCACGGTGGCCAAGGCGCTTCGATTGAACTCCGACCTGGTGGAGGCGCTGGCGCTGGTCCATGACGTCGGGCATCCTCCCTTCGGCCACGCGGGTGAGGCCGAACTGGACCGTCTGATGGCGCAGCACGGGGACCGGTTCGATCACAATCTCCACGCGCTGCGGATTGTCGAGCAGTTTGAGCAGAAGTACATTGACTTTCCCGGTTTGAATCTGACCTTTGAAGTCCGCGAAGGGATTGTGAAGCATTCGCGGGACTACGATGCTGACCAATATCCAGATTTGAAGGAGTACCGGCTGGACGAGCGGCCGCCAATTGAGGCCCAGTTGATCGACGTGGCCGACGAAATCGCCTACAACTGCGCCGACCTTGACGACGGCTATGAGGCAAAGCTGCTGACGCTGGACCAGATTCGGGAAGGGGTGCCGCGGTTTGGACGCCTGCTGCGGCCAATTGAGCGGAAGCATCCGAACGCCCTGGAAAAACTGAAATTTAATGAGGCACTCAAGGGGCTTATGGATTCCCTGGTGACGAACCTGATCGAAGCCACACGCGAGCGCCTGGAACGAATGAGGGTGCGGACGGTCGAGGATGTGCGGGCTGGGCCCTCGCGCGTGGTTGGATTCAGCCCGCGAAGGTCTCGTGAGGCCCAGGCGCTGAAAGTGTTCCTCCGCGACAATCTTTATACCCACCGGGAAATCCACGACGAGCGCAGGAAAATCGTGCGGTGCGTGGCGCAGATGTTCAAGTTCTATATGGAACATCCTCGAAGCCTGCCTCCCTTTTATTTTGGCAAGACGAAGGAAGGACCGGTTCACCGCGTGGTTTGCGATTACATTGCAGGGATGACGGACAACTATCTCGCGGAACTACACCGGAAATACCTTGAGGCTTAG
- a CDS encoding nucleoside hydrolase gives MRKAIWLLFCFMLPVVLRAAAMSKTPILLDTDIGTDIDDAFALALIVRSPELELLGVTTVSGDTEARARLAAKFLWESGFRRVPVVAGEPGKPLPIDQARWAKGFRSPQLQPGSAVDFLDATLRRQAGKITIVAIGPLSNIAVLLQKDPAISKKINQIVLMGGSIHHGYGESTTPVAEYNIASDPVAAQAVFRSGVHIVMAPLDVTAMLQLHAAARHRVFTNATPIADALAILYKLWNHRTPILFDPMAVAMLIDPALCQTKPLNVGVDSNGFTRVVDSQPPNATVALETDPAKFFEFYLGRIAPEAETSVNRELRLDVALQGAGIAGYR, from the coding sequence ATGAGGAAAGCGATCTGGTTGCTGTTCTGCTTCATGCTGCCAGTCGTTTTGCGCGCGGCCGCCATGAGCAAAACTCCCATTCTGCTGGACACGGATATTGGCACTGACATCGACGATGCGTTTGCCCTGGCCCTGATTGTACGCAGTCCTGAACTGGAATTGCTGGGCGTGACAACGGTCAGTGGAGATACCGAGGCGCGGGCGCGGTTGGCTGCAAAGTTCCTCTGGGAGTCAGGATTTCGCCGCGTGCCGGTTGTGGCGGGCGAACCGGGTAAGCCGCTCCCGATAGACCAGGCGCGCTGGGCCAAAGGCTTCAGAAGTCCGCAACTGCAGCCCGGGAGCGCCGTCGATTTTCTGGATGCAACTCTTCGGCGACAGGCCGGAAAAATCACGATCGTAGCCATCGGGCCGCTCAGCAACATTGCTGTCCTGCTGCAAAAAGATCCCGCGATTTCAAAAAAGATTAACCAGATCGTCCTGATGGGCGGCTCGATCCATCACGGCTACGGCGAAAGCACAACTCCTGTTGCGGAATACAATATCGCCTCTGATCCTGTAGCCGCACAGGCGGTTTTCCGCTCCGGCGTTCATATCGTGATGGCTCCGCTCGACGTGACCGCGATGCTGCAACTCCATGCGGCGGCACGCCACCGCGTTTTCACTAATGCCACGCCGATAGCGGATGCCCTGGCAATCCTCTACAAACTGTGGAATCACCGAACACCAATTCTATTTGATCCCATGGCCGTGGCAATGCTCATCGATCCCGCCCTTTGCCAGACCAAACCTTTAAATGTTGGAGTCGATTCGAACGGTTTCACCCGCGTTGTGGACAGCCAGCCGCCCAACGCAACTGTCGCGCTCGAAACCGATCCGGCAAAATTCTTCGAGTTTTACCTCGGCCGCATCGCGCCCGAGGCTGAAACATCGGTCAATCGAGAATTGAGGTTAGATGTGGCGCTCCAGGGTGCAGGTATCGCCGGCTATCGGTAA
- a CDS encoding cation:proton antiporter has translation MTPDPGILRDLALVFLAAVAGGLVAWRLRQPLILGYVFAGVLISPLTPGPSVSDVHSLESLAEIGVILLMFSVGLEYSLKDLLRAKWVTLAGGFIGILLLIGMGIGAGRLVGWTTRQGLVIGAIICVSSTMVLTRLLADRGQMHTTAGRIAVAITLVEDLAGIVLIILIPSFASFGPGRIWPVIGGVGRAVAILAPAFVVAWKVVPPALKRVARTQNREIFFIVVLAICLGTAALTHAVGLSLALGAFVAGLIISGSEYAHEALAQLSAFRDAFVALFFVSIGLLIDPRMLFSNLPVVLIMVALIIFGKFVVWTGIVRLFGYPIWTALTVSIGLTQIGEISYVLVQVARSSGIVGDDIYNATLAASLVTILLNAVLVRQAPGVLARMRRKRYAVTDSQASPAGEGLQNHTVLCGFGRIGSAIGTALSTFGVPYLVVEVDPDLAATLRTRGIPAHFGDAGHRDILQRAGADKASIVIVTIPDPDRARLAVMNARRLNPDAPILARAHRTAYHEVLARAGATEIIQPELEASSTLIRHAFSYLKVPDKQIRAYLRGFRKAMDSLQEKNAGPSRSFAEVREASLTNSDLAGRSIRNSEIWEGFHVAVVSVTRPTGETLLNPDPDTILNQGDKLRVLGFPDELDTFVLHASQGMKPQD, from the coding sequence ATGACACCTGATCCCGGCATCCTTCGAGATCTGGCCCTCGTTTTTCTGGCGGCGGTCGCGGGGGGCCTCGTGGCCTGGCGGTTGCGTCAACCTCTGATCCTCGGCTACGTCTTTGCCGGCGTTCTCATCAGCCCCCTCACCCCCGGGCCGTCCGTGAGCGATGTCCACTCATTGGAGTCGTTGGCTGAGATCGGCGTGATTCTGCTGATGTTTTCCGTCGGGCTGGAATACTCATTAAAAGATCTCCTTCGGGCAAAATGGGTCACTCTTGCTGGCGGGTTCATCGGAATTCTGCTTCTGATCGGCATGGGAATTGGCGCGGGGCGCCTGGTTGGCTGGACCACCAGGCAGGGACTCGTGATCGGCGCGATTATATGCGTGTCCAGCACGATGGTCCTTACGCGTCTGCTGGCAGACCGGGGCCAGATGCACACAACTGCCGGCCGGATCGCGGTGGCGATTACGCTGGTGGAAGACCTGGCCGGCATCGTCCTGATAATCCTGATCCCCAGCTTTGCCAGCTTTGGGCCGGGCCGAATCTGGCCGGTGATTGGAGGAGTCGGTCGCGCGGTTGCAATTCTCGCACCCGCTTTCGTGGTGGCGTGGAAGGTGGTGCCTCCGGCGCTCAAACGCGTGGCGCGGACCCAGAACCGCGAGATCTTTTTCATTGTTGTCTTAGCCATCTGCCTGGGAACTGCGGCCCTCACACACGCTGTCGGGTTATCGCTGGCGCTGGGCGCGTTCGTAGCCGGCCTGATCATCAGCGGATCGGAGTATGCTCATGAGGCCCTGGCGCAGTTATCCGCGTTCCGGGACGCCTTTGTGGCCCTGTTCTTCGTAAGCATCGGGCTCCTCATTGATCCTCGTATGCTTTTTTCAAACCTGCCCGTTGTTCTGATCATGGTCGCCCTGATCATCTTCGGCAAATTCGTAGTGTGGACGGGCATCGTCCGCCTTTTCGGTTATCCCATCTGGACCGCCCTCACAGTCTCAATTGGGCTGACTCAGATTGGAGAAATCTCCTATGTGCTTGTGCAGGTGGCGCGCAGTTCGGGAATCGTCGGCGATGACATTTATAACGCCACCCTGGCTGCCTCGCTCGTGACGATCCTTTTGAACGCTGTGCTGGTCCGGCAGGCCCCAGGCGTATTGGCGCGCATGCGCCGAAAACGTTATGCCGTGACAGATTCACAGGCAAGCCCGGCCGGCGAAGGGCTGCAAAACCACACCGTGCTCTGCGGATTTGGCCGCATCGGCAGCGCGATCGGCACGGCGCTTTCGACTTTCGGAGTTCCGTATCTCGTGGTCGAGGTCGATCCGGATTTGGCCGCAACGCTTCGCACGCGCGGAATTCCTGCGCATTTCGGAGATGCCGGCCATCGAGACATTCTCCAGCGCGCTGGCGCGGACAAGGCTTCCATCGTCATCGTGACCATTCCCGACCCGGACCGTGCCCGGCTGGCCGTAATGAATGCCCGCCGCCTCAACCCCGACGCGCCTATCCTGGCCAGGGCACACCGAACCGCCTACCACGAAGTGCTGGCCAGGGCCGGGGCCACGGAGATTATTCAACCCGAACTCGAAGCGTCATCGACTCTGATTCGGCACGCCTTCAGCTACCTCAAAGTGCCTGACAAGCAGATCAGGGCTTATCTCAGGGGATTCCGCAAGGCGATGGATTCGTTGCAAGAGAAGAATGCTGGACCATCTCGGAGCTTCGCCGAGGTGCGAGAGGCCAGCCTGACAAACTCCGACCTGGCAGGCCGTTCGATTCGTAATTCCGAAATCTGGGAAGGCTTTCACGTGGCTGTAGTTTCCGTAACGCGGCCAACGGGAGAGACGCTGCTGAATCCCGATCCGGATACGATTCTGAATCAAGGCGACAAACTGCGAGTATTGGGGTTCCCCGACGAACTTGACACCTTTGTCCTGCATGCATCTCAAGGAATGAAACCGCAGGATTGA
- the fusA gene encoding elongation factor G gives MKIYDGENIRNVALLGHADTGKTQLASAMLYTSGVTTRLGKVDDGTSVTDFDEEEIERGFSISAAVANAEWNGAKVNLIDTPGFNIFLYEAEAALKAADAALIVVHAVSGVEVQTEKTWGFCQKYDLPRALVMNQMDRERASFRRTLDALTNAFGRTVVPVQLPIGEEKDFRGVVDLVRMRAALYESNGSGKAKDSEVPAEMQEEATAAHEALVEMVAEGNDQLLEEFFEKGTIPIEDLVPGLRQAVAEKRLTPVVVTSALHNVGTQSLLEFVADYLPAPVASGTAEGIDREGGEKVARKISNDGPASAYVFKTVADPFAGRLSLFKVMSGVIKSEATLQNFNRGTAERLAHIAVPQGKSQTPVAELRAGDIGVVAKLKETLTGDTLGDKNAPIIYPQVKLAEPAISFAIEPKSRGDEDKLSTAIHRMLEEDLLLRFSRDGQTKEFLLSGSGQQHVEVAVAKLKRRYNVEVTLKAPKIPYRETVRGKADAQGKYKKQTGGHGQYGDCKIKMEPLGRGDGFDFVNDIFGGAIPRNYIPAVEKGIIESAGRGFLAGYPVVDFRVILYDGSYHDVDSSELAFKIAGSMAFKKCMEQAKPCLLEPIMDVEVTVPENFSGDIMGNMTSRRGRIQGMEPRGQSTIIKAQVPLAEMLTYASDLTSMTQGRGTYSMDFSRYDVVPQQISDKIVAEARAAGHGKEEEE, from the coding sequence GTGAAAATCTACGACGGTGAGAACATCCGCAACGTTGCGCTGCTGGGCCATGCCGACACAGGGAAAACGCAGCTTGCTTCCGCGATGCTTTATACCTCGGGAGTCACCACGCGGCTGGGCAAAGTGGACGACGGAACTTCAGTGACGGATTTCGACGAAGAGGAAATTGAACGCGGCTTCTCAATCAGCGCGGCCGTGGCCAACGCCGAATGGAATGGCGCCAAAGTCAATCTGATTGACACTCCCGGCTTCAACATTTTCCTTTACGAAGCTGAGGCCGCCCTGAAAGCTGCTGACGCGGCATTGATTGTTGTCCACGCGGTGAGCGGCGTGGAGGTGCAGACAGAGAAAACGTGGGGTTTCTGCCAGAAATACGATCTGCCCCGCGCCCTGGTGATGAACCAGATGGACCGCGAGCGCGCAAGCTTCAGGCGCACCCTGGACGCCCTCACCAACGCCTTTGGGCGGACGGTCGTTCCCGTGCAGCTCCCCATCGGCGAGGAAAAGGATTTTCGCGGAGTCGTCGATCTCGTCCGAATGCGCGCCGCCCTCTATGAGAGCAACGGCTCGGGCAAGGCCAAAGACAGCGAAGTTCCGGCGGAGATGCAGGAGGAAGCCACCGCGGCCCACGAAGCTCTGGTGGAGATGGTCGCGGAAGGAAACGATCAGCTTCTGGAAGAATTCTTTGAAAAGGGAACCATCCCGATTGAAGACCTGGTGCCGGGGCTTCGCCAGGCAGTGGCAGAAAAGCGGTTGACCCCCGTCGTGGTCACTTCGGCCCTTCACAATGTGGGGACCCAGAGCCTGCTGGAGTTTGTGGCTGATTATCTGCCGGCGCCTGTGGCCAGCGGGACGGCTGAGGGCATCGACCGTGAAGGCGGAGAGAAAGTCGCCCGAAAAATCTCCAACGATGGACCCGCATCGGCCTACGTTTTCAAGACCGTGGCCGATCCCTTTGCCGGGCGGCTCAGCCTGTTCAAAGTGATGTCGGGAGTCATCAAGAGCGAGGCGACATTGCAGAATTTCAACCGTGGCACGGCGGAGCGACTGGCCCACATCGCCGTGCCCCAGGGCAAGTCCCAAACTCCCGTCGCGGAACTTCGCGCCGGCGACATCGGGGTGGTGGCCAAACTCAAGGAAACTTTGACGGGCGATACGCTGGGTGACAAAAACGCGCCGATTATCTATCCGCAGGTGAAACTTGCGGAGCCCGCCATCTCATTCGCCATCGAGCCAAAATCCCGCGGCGATGAAGATAAGCTTTCCACGGCAATCCATCGCATGCTGGAAGAAGACCTGCTTCTCCGGTTTTCGCGCGATGGCCAAACCAAGGAATTTCTGCTTTCCGGCTCTGGACAGCAGCACGTGGAAGTCGCCGTCGCAAAGTTGAAGCGCCGCTACAACGTCGAGGTGACGCTGAAAGCGCCGAAAATCCCTTACCGCGAAACGGTCCGCGGCAAGGCTGATGCACAGGGGAAGTACAAGAAACAGACGGGCGGCCATGGCCAGTACGGCGACTGCAAGATCAAAATGGAACCGCTGGGGCGCGGCGACGGTTTCGATTTCGTCAACGACATTTTTGGCGGCGCAATCCCCAGAAATTACATCCCCGCCGTCGAAAAAGGGATCATCGAATCGGCCGGGCGCGGTTTTCTGGCTGGCTATCCGGTGGTGGATTTCCGGGTGATTCTTTATGACGGTTCCTACCACGATGTGGATTCTTCCGAACTGGCCTTCAAAATCGCCGGATCGATGGCCTTCAAGAAATGCATGGAGCAGGCCAAGCCCTGCCTGTTGGAGCCCATCATGGACGTTGAGGTCACCGTCCCTGAAAACTTTTCGGGAGACATCATGGGCAACATGACTAGCCGCCGCGGAAGGATCCAGGGGATGGAACCCAGGGGCCAGTCCACCATCATCAAGGCCCAGGTCCCGCTGGCAGAAATGCTGACATACGCGTCAGACCTGACGTCGATGACCCAGGGGCGCGGAACCTATTCCATGGATTTCTCCCGCTATGACGTCGTGCCACAACAGATTTCTGACAAGATTGTCGCCGAGGCCAGGGCCGCCGGCCACGGCAAGGAAGAAGAAGAATAA
- a CDS encoding M23 family metallopeptidase, protein MKTPYHRPRASSGKGWVLLLLVLIAGLVILGWKAFSREAPVIKVSEPVNGIGNQTTIEFTVRDSEHALRTVVADLHQENRSFSVPLSSEIHNAPSTPWWKFWARQPASSGVFKAQVGHQHIPDLKEGRATLEIVATNDSWGRFFRGGRNQMSLDLPVRFHPPTIEILTRQVYVNQGGCDLLLFKVSQGTTKSGVQVGQYFFRSWPVKKSLPDTRMCLFAIPYDVDPKTPTRVVARDIVGNETTSGFSCQVTPQKFHKGTIKLSDDFMNRVVPAILSHTPELQDEGSLLKNYVMLNRRLRVIDSQLLVAYSQNTAPQFLWTQAFLRFPHSKVEAHFADFRTYHYDGQEVDQETHLGYDLAATAHSPVPAANDGVVVFAHYFGIYGNAILIDHGCGLQSLYGHLSSFAVKPGDHVTRGQIIGHSGETGLAGGDHLHFSVLLDGAFVDPLEWWDPHWIHDRITAKLGPYR, encoded by the coding sequence TTGAAGACGCCTTATCACAGACCGCGAGCAAGCTCAGGCAAGGGCTGGGTCCTATTACTTCTCGTCCTCATAGCCGGGCTGGTTATTCTCGGATGGAAAGCTTTCAGCCGCGAGGCTCCGGTGATCAAAGTCAGCGAACCTGTTAATGGAATCGGAAATCAAACCACCATTGAGTTCACCGTGCGCGACAGCGAGCACGCGCTGAGAACCGTGGTTGCGGACCTCCACCAGGAGAACCGCAGCTTCTCAGTTCCTCTGTCGAGTGAAATTCACAATGCTCCCTCCACGCCGTGGTGGAAATTCTGGGCCAGGCAGCCTGCCAGCAGCGGCGTTTTCAAGGCGCAGGTCGGCCACCAGCACATTCCTGACCTGAAGGAGGGCCGCGCGACGCTGGAAATCGTGGCCACCAACGATTCCTGGGGAAGGTTTTTTCGTGGCGGCAGGAACCAGATGAGTCTTGACTTGCCGGTCCGCTTCCATCCACCCACGATCGAAATTCTCACCCGGCAGGTCTACGTGAACCAGGGAGGCTGCGACCTGCTGCTATTTAAGGTTTCTCAGGGCACGACGAAATCAGGCGTCCAGGTGGGGCAGTATTTCTTCCGGAGCTGGCCGGTGAAAAAGTCCCTCCCTGACACCCGGATGTGTCTGTTTGCCATCCCTTATGACGTTGATCCAAAAACCCCCACCCGGGTTGTCGCCCGCGACATTGTCGGAAACGAGACAACCTCTGGATTCTCCTGCCAGGTCACTCCGCAAAAATTCCACAAAGGCACCATCAAGTTGTCGGACGACTTCATGAATCGCGTTGTTCCCGCGATTCTCAGCCATACCCCCGAACTTCAGGACGAAGGAAGCCTGCTGAAAAACTACGTGATGCTCAACCGCCGCCTTCGCGTGATTGACTCACAGTTGCTGGTGGCATACTCACAGAATACGGCTCCCCAATTTCTGTGGACGCAGGCCTTTTTGCGCTTTCCACACTCGAAGGTGGAGGCCCACTTTGCCGACTTCCGGACCTATCACTATGATGGCCAGGAGGTGGATCAGGAGACCCACCTTGGATACGATCTTGCCGCGACCGCGCATTCGCCAGTTCCCGCTGCCAATGATGGCGTGGTGGTCTTCGCCCATTATTTCGGCATTTACGGCAACGCGATCCTCATCGACCATGGGTGCGGGCTGCAAAGCCTCTATGGGCATCTGAGTTCGTTCGCCGTCAAGCCGGGCGACCACGTAACTCGCGGGCAGATCATCGGCCACAGCGGAGAGACGGGGCTTGCCGGAGGCGACCATCTCCACTTTTCCGTTCTGCTGGACGGAGCCTTTGTAGATCCTCTTGAGTGGTGGGACCCGCATTGGATCCACGATCGGATAACTGCAAAGCTTGGGCCTTACCGATAG
- the glgC gene encoding glucose-1-phosphate adenylyltransferase, translated as MVRDTIICLLAGGAGERLYPLTRDRAKPAVTFGGIYRIIDITLSNCINSDLRRIFVLTQYKALSLNRHIREGWSMLAGELGEFIQILPPMMRVGDSWYRGTADAIFQNIYSIGSEPCKYVLILSGDHVYKMNYQLMIQRHIDAGAEATVGVIEVDVADASRFGVVELDSQHRIVGWQEKPPNPRPSPQNPNKCYASMGIYCFNRDVLLQCTMDDAEDADSNHDFGKDIIPKLLERASVYAYDFVDENKKEAKYWRDIGTLGAYYDANMDLVDISPVFNLYDSSWPVRTYQRQYPPPKFVFAQEGRRMGIAVDSLVSSGSIISGGRVTHSIISPNVRVNSYTDIEGSILFSHVNVGRYSRIRRAIIDRHISLPERTEIGYNLEEDRKKYHVTDEGIVVVVPERRMFEEPE; from the coding sequence ATGGTCAGAGACACCATCATTTGCCTGCTGGCAGGAGGCGCCGGAGAACGGCTTTACCCCCTGACCCGCGACCGCGCCAAACCCGCAGTGACCTTCGGAGGCATCTATCGCATCATCGACATTACTCTGTCTAACTGCATCAACTCTGACCTGCGCCGGATTTTTGTTCTTACCCAGTACAAAGCTCTGTCGCTCAACCGCCACATTCGAGAGGGCTGGAGCATGCTGGCCGGCGAACTGGGCGAGTTCATCCAAATCCTTCCTCCCATGATGCGCGTGGGTGACTCCTGGTACCGGGGCACCGCGGACGCGATTTTCCAGAACATCTATTCCATTGGCAGCGAACCGTGCAAATACGTTCTGATCCTTTCCGGCGACCACGTTTACAAGATGAATTATCAGTTGATGATCCAGCGGCACATCGACGCCGGGGCGGAAGCGACAGTGGGAGTAATTGAGGTGGATGTCGCGGATGCTTCGCGCTTCGGCGTGGTTGAGCTCGACTCGCAGCACCGCATTGTCGGCTGGCAGGAGAAGCCCCCGAACCCCAGGCCCTCGCCGCAAAACCCCAACAAGTGTTATGCCTCGATGGGCATTTACTGCTTCAACCGTGACGTGCTGCTCCAGTGCACCATGGACGATGCTGAAGATGCCGACTCCAACCACGATTTTGGCAAGGACATCATCCCCAAGCTGCTTGAACGGGCCAGCGTCTACGCCTACGACTTCGTGGATGAGAACAAGAAAGAGGCCAAATACTGGCGGGACATCGGAACGCTGGGAGCTTACTACGACGCCAACATGGACCTGGTAGACATTTCCCCTGTCTTCAACCTTTACGATTCCAGTTGGCCCGTCCGAACCTACCAGCGGCAGTATCCGCCCCCTAAGTTTGTGTTTGCCCAGGAAGGGCGGCGGATGGGGATTGCGGTGGACTCACTGGTTTCCTCCGGCTCCATCATCTCCGGCGGCCGCGTCACGCATTCCATTATTTCTCCAAACGTCCGCGTGAACAGCTACACAGACATTGAAGGCTCCATCCTTTTCTCGCACGTCAATGTGGGAAGATACTCCCGCATCCGCCGGGCCATTATTGACCGGCACATCAGCCTGCCGGAACGCACCGAAATCGGCTATAACCTGGAAGAAGACCGCAAGAAGTACCATGTGACGGATGAGGGCATCGTCGTGGTGGTCCCGGAACGGCGTATGTTCGAAGAACCGGAGTAG
- a CDS encoding alpha-L-arabinofuranosidase C-terminal domain-containing protein, whose product MNRRRFLQSGSLAAMGALASRSEAEAGAAIPAARSDSGRAHLTVVANEPLGTISRNIYGQFTEHLGSCIYDAMWVGAGSSIPNHDGLRSDTADAFRRIQAPIVRWPGGCFADTYHWQDGIGPREKRPKTWNIFWDRDESNQFGTDEFLGYCRLSGASPYICVNVGSGTVREALGWLEYCNGNQSTILAQTRAANGHAAPYNVKYWSVGNENWGCGGRFDAVDYARHYARFVNYLGTAARRSKVEFVACGDFEGDWNQKFFETLLERPGARRVEGVQHLSVHHYFHDGPAVKFSDQDYYTLLAAVGDLEDMLSKTIGIIDNYTTPGGPTIGISLDEWGVWHHTDSTGNQALMQPNTLRDALLAAVVLSSLNNLGNRVSIACIAQAFNVLQCMAFTRGAQMVLTPTYYAFDLFQPHMDATALRTLVDSPTFSAKQAGSHESEREITRPYLSASVSHNESKGELCLTLVNQHLREALEVEIQITGAQFCGALRGTRRQLTSANVRDENTFNQPDVVKAGPETPVSVKGGSFVHQLAPHSVETLVLRVPSRTA is encoded by the coding sequence ATGAATCGGAGGCGATTTCTACAATCCGGCAGCCTGGCGGCGATGGGAGCGCTCGCATCGCGCTCGGAAGCCGAGGCGGGCGCGGCGATTCCGGCTGCTCGCTCAGACTCCGGCCGCGCGCATCTGACGGTTGTGGCCAATGAGCCGCTGGGGACCATCAGCCGCAACATTTACGGGCAGTTCACCGAGCACCTGGGAAGTTGCATCTACGATGCAATGTGGGTGGGTGCAGGCTCGTCCATTCCCAATCACGATGGCCTGCGCAGCGATACCGCTGACGCCTTCAGGCGCATCCAGGCGCCCATCGTCCGCTGGCCGGGCGGCTGCTTTGCCGACACTTACCACTGGCAGGACGGAATCGGTCCGCGCGAGAAGCGCCCAAAAACCTGGAACATCTTCTGGGACCGCGATGAGTCCAATCAGTTCGGGACGGATGAATTCCTGGGCTACTGCCGGCTCTCGGGCGCCTCGCCTTACATCTGCGTGAATGTAGGTTCCGGGACGGTCCGCGAGGCCCTGGGATGGCTCGAGTACTGCAATGGCAACCAGTCCACCATCCTTGCCCAGACGCGCGCCGCCAACGGCCACGCCGCTCCCTACAACGTCAAATACTGGAGTGTGGGCAATGAAAACTGGGGCTGCGGAGGCCGCTTTGATGCAGTGGATTATGCCCGCCACTACGCGCGTTTCGTGAATTACCTGGGCACGGCAGCGCGCCGTTCAAAAGTGGAGTTCGTTGCCTGCGGAGATTTCGAAGGCGACTGGAACCAGAAATTTTTCGAGACGCTGCTCGAACGGCCGGGAGCGCGGCGCGTGGAAGGCGTTCAGCACCTTTCCGTCCACCATTACTTCCACGATGGCCCGGCCGTGAAGTTCAGCGATCAGGACTATTACACCCTGTTGGCCGCCGTGGGGGATCTCGAAGACATGCTGAGCAAGACCATCGGCATCATCGATAACTACACCACGCCCGGCGGGCCCACCATCGGAATCTCGCTTGATGAATGGGGCGTGTGGCACCACACGGATAGCACTGGCAATCAGGCCCTGATGCAGCCCAACACGCTGCGTGACGCGCTGCTGGCCGCCGTGGTCCTCAGCAGCCTCAACAATTTGGGCAATCGCGTCTCCATCGCCTGTATCGCCCAGGCCTTCAACGTTCTGCAGTGCATGGCCTTTACGCGCGGCGCGCAGATGGTCCTCACTCCAACCTACTACGCCTTTGACCTCTTCCAGCCCCATATGGACGCAACGGCGCTAAGAACCCTGGTCGATTCCCCCACCTTCAGCGCGAAGCAGGCGGGAAGCCATGAAAGCGAGCGCGAGATCACCCGCCCCTATCTCAGCGCGTCTGTTTCCCACAACGAATCGAAGGGAGAACTCTGCCTGACGCTCGTGAACCAGCACCTGAGGGAAGCGCTGGAGGTGGAAATCCAGATTACGGGCGCGCAGTTTTGCGGCGCACTCCGCGGCACGCGGCGGCAGTTGACCTCGGCGAACGTTCGCGATGAAAACACTTTCAACCAGCCCGATGTGGTAAAGGCCGGCCCGGAAACACCGGTCTCCGTAAAGGGCGGTTCCTTCGTGCATCAGCTTGCGCCGCACTCGGTGGAAACGCTGGTGCTGCGCGTGCCTTCCCGCACGGCATGA